From the genome of Brevibacterium sp. JSBI002, one region includes:
- a CDS encoding glycosyltransferase family protein: MRIALFSHDSLGLGHIRRNRALAFAVARDLPALTGREVSGLLIASSPEATRFDLPDGWDWVILPGVTPAPGGYVPRSLASSMQGLRALRAAAISAILDQQRPELFIVDRHPFGIGGELAEAIDQVRGHGCRTVLGLREVLDTPSVIAAEWEKVGGSARVAESFDEVWIYGDPDVYDPRSTGEVPAALAAKAMTTGYLSQDRPDDGGVLAAGTEAASDLTADVESAGTGTQPFVLTCLGGGSDGGSLASIAVDAEPPDGHRHLVVTGPQMDTEEFERLRARAGAATTVIRHCDDIPGLVAAADAVVCMGGYNTLAELMATDTPALVVPRKGHRAEQPRRAFALAAAGAVDALTIDNLDADVLSEWFAGQGGRLADRSHIDLTGLSTVPRLAAELIAEARSERHATVADLTTEPTPATAATAGTTTSFPTALEETSHAV; encoded by the coding sequence TTGAGAATCGCACTGTTCTCCCACGACTCGCTGGGACTGGGCCACATCCGCCGCAACCGGGCTCTGGCCTTCGCCGTGGCCCGGGACCTGCCGGCGCTGACCGGCCGCGAGGTCTCCGGTCTGCTCATCGCCAGCAGTCCCGAGGCCACGCGATTCGACCTGCCTGACGGATGGGACTGGGTGATCCTGCCCGGAGTCACCCCTGCCCCCGGCGGTTACGTCCCGCGGTCACTCGCTTCCTCGATGCAGGGACTGCGGGCGCTGCGGGCGGCGGCGATCTCGGCAATCCTCGACCAGCAGCGACCTGAGCTCTTCATCGTCGACCGGCACCCCTTCGGCATCGGCGGTGAGCTCGCCGAGGCCATCGACCAGGTCCGCGGCCACGGCTGCCGCACGGTCCTCGGCCTACGCGAAGTCCTCGACACCCCATCCGTCATCGCTGCCGAATGGGAGAAGGTCGGAGGGTCCGCACGGGTGGCCGAATCCTTCGACGAAGTCTGGATCTACGGGGACCCGGACGTCTACGATCCCCGCTCCACCGGCGAAGTGCCCGCGGCCCTGGCAGCCAAAGCCATGACCACCGGCTACCTGTCTCAGGACCGCCCCGATGACGGCGGCGTTCTGGCGGCAGGCACCGAGGCGGCGAGTGACCTGACGGCAGACGTCGAGTCGGCAGGGACCGGAACCCAGCCCTTCGTCCTCACCTGCCTCGGCGGGGGATCCGATGGTGGCAGCCTCGCCTCGATCGCTGTGGACGCCGAACCGCCCGATGGTCACCGTCACCTCGTCGTCACCGGTCCGCAGATGGACACCGAGGAGTTCGAACGGCTGCGTGCCCGTGCCGGTGCGGCCACCACAGTCATCCGTCACTGCGATGACATCCCAGGACTCGTCGCCGCTGCCGACGCGGTCGTGTGCATGGGCGGTTACAACACTCTGGCCGAGCTCATGGCCACCGATACCCCCGCACTCGTCGTCCCCCGCAAGGGACACCGGGCCGAACAGCCCCGGCGGGCATTCGCCCTCGCCGCGGCCGGAGCGGTCGACGCTCTGACGATCGACAACCTCGACGCCGATGTTCTCAGCGAATGGTTCGCCGGCCAGGGCGGACGTCTCGCCGACCGCTCCCATATCGATCTCACCGGACTCTCGACCGTTCCCCGCCTGGCCGCTGAGCTCATCGCTGAGGCCCGCTCCGAACGACACGCGACGGTTGCCGACCTCACGACTGAACCGACTCCCGCGACCGCTGCGACCGCCGGAACGACCACCAGTTTCCCCACCGCACTCGAGGAGACCAGCCATGCTGTCTGA
- a CDS encoding response regulator transcription factor, with product MKSILVIEDEARISAFISKGLTAAGFNPQIAADGLTGRDLALTGDFALVILDIGLPVLDGFTVLGQLRERRPELPVLVLTARDNPDDTIYALESGAVDYMIKPFRFAELLARVRLRLKESPQEQEVTELIRDEVRIDLLKRQVWVRDRLVELSARELSLAEILLRNRGNVLSREQLLSHVWGFDFDPGSNVVDVYIGYLRKKLGSDFVTTVRGFGYRVD from the coding sequence GTGAAGAGCATTCTCGTGATCGAGGACGAGGCGCGGATCTCCGCCTTCATCTCGAAGGGCCTGACCGCCGCCGGGTTCAATCCGCAGATCGCCGCCGACGGCCTCACCGGTCGAGATCTGGCATTGACCGGGGACTTCGCGCTTGTCATCCTCGACATCGGTCTGCCCGTCCTCGACGGCTTCACCGTACTCGGGCAGCTGCGTGAGCGGCGACCCGAACTGCCGGTGCTCGTGCTCACTGCCCGGGACAACCCGGACGACACGATCTACGCTCTCGAGTCCGGGGCGGTCGACTATATGATCAAGCCCTTCCGGTTCGCGGAGCTGCTGGCTCGGGTCCGGCTGCGGCTCAAGGAGAGCCCGCAGGAGCAGGAGGTCACGGAGCTCATCCGCGATGAGGTGCGCATCGACCTGCTCAAGCGGCAGGTGTGGGTCAGAGACCGTCTCGTCGAACTCTCGGCCCGGGAACTGTCCTTGGCCGAGATCCTGCTGCGCAACCGAGGCAACGTCCTCTCCCGCGAACAGCTGCTCTCTCATGTGTGGGGATTCGACTTCGACCCAGGCTCGAACGTCGTCGACGTCTACATCGGGTATCTGCGCAAGAAGCTCGGCTCCGATTTCGTCACCACCGTGCGGGGCTTCGGATACCGCGTGGACTGA
- a CDS encoding sensor histidine kinase, whose amino-acid sequence MKSLPPMTTATATTMMTGTTTAMMGTTMTTERRVGLTVQNRLTITVAALSVLTLSIVGLILYTVESSNVSSRITASMSQEVDEMRTFSENGIDPQTGKPFTSVDEILSNFLAQNRPDEDEVLFAFLTDGRVLYQGEPEGLLGSSGEFEKAVAGAAETGGEISLTVDGVEHEGFVLPITGTEAGAGTTTDTQTAPTDSTSRTKGVSEVAGGAAATNGAGAFVVVHNVSASHSDLVQFMQIYVVVALAAALLIAGLSSLLARRLLSPVTELRRTAQSISGGDLSSRLETKGHDDIAELGHTFNEMLDRLESAFEAQRRFLDDVGHELRTPLTILGGHLETMNAEDVGDVEETRAMLLDETDRMGRLVEELLLLARARRPDFVRFAEVHLSGVVSDSLAKAKGLGDREWGLEVPESLSFRGDRQRLTQALLQLASNAVEHTEEGQKIVFGARDDSESVHIWVRDEGKGVPDDIAEDIFDRFCRGSTDGAGFGLGLSIISAIAEAHGGTVVLDQTTIGAQFRMILPKGQK is encoded by the coding sequence GTGAAGTCCCTGCCGCCGATGACGACGGCGACGGCGACGACGATGATGACGGGGACGACGACGGCGATGATGGGGACGACGATGACGACTGAACGGCGCGTCGGGCTGACCGTTCAGAACCGGTTGACCATCACCGTCGCCGCACTGTCCGTGCTCACCCTCTCCATCGTCGGACTCATCCTCTACACCGTCGAGTCGAGCAACGTCTCCAGTCGGATCACCGCCTCGATGTCCCAAGAGGTCGACGAGATGCGGACCTTCTCGGAGAACGGGATCGATCCGCAGACCGGTAAGCCGTTCACCTCCGTCGATGAGATCCTCAGCAATTTCCTCGCCCAGAACAGGCCAGATGAGGACGAGGTGCTGTTCGCGTTCCTCACCGACGGCCGCGTGCTCTATCAGGGCGAACCGGAAGGGCTGCTCGGGAGTTCGGGCGAATTCGAGAAGGCCGTTGCCGGTGCCGCCGAGACCGGCGGGGAGATCAGTCTGACGGTCGACGGCGTCGAGCACGAAGGATTCGTTCTGCCCATCACCGGCACCGAGGCGGGGGCGGGCACGACCACGGACACCCAGACCGCGCCCACCGATTCGACGAGCCGGACGAAGGGCGTCAGCGAGGTGGCGGGCGGAGCGGCCGCGACGAACGGGGCGGGCGCCTTCGTCGTCGTCCACAACGTCTCCGCCAGTCACTCCGACCTCGTGCAGTTCATGCAGATCTACGTCGTCGTCGCGCTCGCCGCCGCCCTGCTCATCGCGGGGCTCTCCTCGCTCCTGGCGCGCCGCCTGCTGTCACCCGTGACCGAGCTGAGGCGGACGGCGCAGTCGATATCCGGCGGTGACCTCAGCAGTCGCCTGGAGACGAAGGGCCACGATGACATCGCCGAACTCGGGCACACCTTCAACGAGATGCTCGACCGCCTCGAGTCGGCCTTCGAAGCTCAACGGCGCTTCCTCGACGACGTCGGGCACGAGCTGCGCACCCCGCTGACCATCCTCGGCGGTCACCTCGAGACGATGAATGCAGAGGACGTCGGAGACGTCGAGGAGACTCGGGCGATGCTGCTCGATGAGACGGATCGGATGGGTCGCCTCGTCGAGGAGCTGCTCCTGCTGGCACGTGCCCGACGTCCTGATTTCGTGCGCTTCGCCGAGGTGCACCTCAGCGGGGTAGTGTCCGACTCCCTGGCGAAGGCCAAGGGACTGGGAGACCGCGAATGGGGTCTCGAGGTTCCCGAATCGCTGAGCTTCCGCGGGGATCGACAGCGCCTGACGCAGGCGCTTCTGCAGCTGGCGTCCAATGCCGTCGAGCACACCGAGGAGGGTCAGAAGATCGTCTTCGGTGCCCGGGATGACTCCGAATCCGTGCACATCTGGGTCCGCGACGAAGGCAAGGGGGTGCCCGACGATATCGCCGAGGACATCTTCGACCGTTTCTGCCGTGGGTCGACCGACGGGGCCGGCTTCGGTCTGGGGCTGTCGATCATCTCCGCCATCGCCGAGGCGCACGGAGGCACGGTCGTGCTCGACCAGACCACCATCGGTGCACAGTTCCGCATGATCCTGCCGAAAGGACAGAAGTGA
- a CDS encoding DedA family protein, which yields MSDDRADRDEAEPVTADSSSTTPESTEPNDGSAQADASATTEPDASSAAESKENPWAAIKPWQGKAAGLDKLLLFIIIGVPLIYLGLMPLRPWMLVNAPVVQEFINGAKTSIVAAAAYARVGEIPLWLVIVAGFIGMAKLDWAFWLAGRWWGDGVLRLFAQNERQLKRINQLKKIPNWALFLMTLISRCPGIPGTLVYLVAGWTRMRLSLFLVADLLGCLIFTLIWTFLGYQLGEAAVDILKIIDKYALWLTLALIVGIFAISFFKEYRKQKKEQV from the coding sequence ATGAGCGACGATCGCGCGGACCGCGACGAGGCTGAGCCCGTAACCGCAGACTCCTCATCGACGACGCCCGAGTCCACCGAGCCGAACGACGGTTCCGCGCAGGCAGACGCTTCCGCGACCACCGAGCCGGATGCCAGCTCCGCGGCCGAGTCCAAGGAGAATCCGTGGGCGGCGATCAAACCTTGGCAGGGCAAGGCTGCCGGCCTTGACAAGCTGCTGCTGTTCATCATCATCGGCGTCCCGCTCATCTACCTCGGCCTCATGCCGCTGCGACCGTGGATGCTCGTCAATGCCCCGGTCGTCCAGGAATTCATCAACGGCGCGAAGACCTCGATCGTCGCTGCCGCCGCCTATGCCAGGGTCGGTGAGATCCCGCTGTGGCTGGTCATCGTCGCCGGCTTCATCGGCATGGCCAAACTCGATTGGGCGTTCTGGCTGGCCGGTCGCTGGTGGGGCGACGGTGTGCTGCGGCTCTTCGCGCAGAACGAACGCCAGCTCAAACGCATCAACCAGCTGAAGAAGATCCCGAACTGGGCGCTGTTCCTCATGACGCTGATCTCGCGCTGCCCGGGCATCCCGGGCACCCTCGTCTACCTCGTCGCCGGGTGGACGCGGATGCGGCTGTCGCTGTTCCTTGTCGCCGACCTCCTCGGCTGCCTCATCTTCACGCTCATCTGGACCTTCCTGGGCTACCAGCTCGGAGAGGCCGCCGTCGACATCCTCAAGATCATCGACAAGTACGCCCTGTGGCTGACGCTGGCCCTCATCGTCGGCATCTTCGCCATCAGCTTCTTCAAGGAATACCGCAAGCAGAAGAAGGAACAGGTCTGA
- a CDS encoding shikimate dehydrogenase → MTSSLLLGLIGDGISASRTPRMHENEGAAHSILTIYRTIDISSPHLAEATLTELLTAAIRLGFDGLNITHPFKQQVIGLLDEVDPVAARINSVNTVVIDDAGRTTGYNTDVTGFAAGFHAGLDGAATEAVVQIGAGGAGRAVGFALAELGIGDLIIADTDVQRAEGLAADIVETSAVGTRARAIGLDELEGAAASAQGIVNATPVGMKAYPGTPVDTSVFGSDTWVADVVYFPLETQLLAEARAKGCRTLDGSGMAVNQAIDAFELFSGRKANPQRMRDTFLSFGA, encoded by the coding sequence ATGACCTCATCCCTCCTCCTCGGCCTCATCGGCGACGGCATCTCCGCATCCCGCACCCCGCGGATGCACGAGAACGAAGGTGCCGCGCACTCCATCCTCACGATCTACCGCACCATCGACATCAGCAGCCCCCACCTCGCCGAGGCGACACTGACGGAGCTGCTCACCGCAGCGATTCGCCTCGGTTTCGACGGGCTCAACATCACCCACCCGTTCAAGCAGCAGGTCATCGGCCTCCTCGATGAGGTCGATCCCGTGGCCGCGCGCATCAACTCGGTCAACACAGTCGTCATCGACGATGCCGGACGGACGACGGGATACAACACCGACGTCACCGGTTTCGCCGCCGGATTCCATGCCGGGTTGGACGGTGCCGCCACCGAGGCGGTCGTGCAGATCGGTGCGGGCGGTGCCGGCCGTGCGGTCGGGTTCGCCCTTGCCGAACTCGGGATCGGCGACCTCATCATCGCCGACACCGATGTGCAGCGTGCCGAAGGACTCGCCGCGGACATCGTAGAAACGTCAGCGGTCGGAACTCGGGCGCGAGCGATCGGGCTCGATGAGCTGGAAGGGGCGGCCGCCTCGGCGCAGGGGATCGTCAACGCCACCCCGGTGGGGATGAAGGCGTATCCGGGAACTCCGGTCGACACTTCCGTGTTCGGGTCGGATACCTGGGTGGCCGACGTCGTGTACTTCCCACTCGAGACGCAGCTGCTCGCCGAAGCCAGAGCGAAGGGCTGCCGCACGCTCGACGGATCGGGGATGGCGGTCAATCAGGCCATCGACGCGTTCGAGCTCTTCAGCGGCCGGAAGGCGAACCCGCAGCGCATGCGCGATACTTTCCTGTCCTTCGGAGCCTGA
- the aroQ gene encoding type II 3-dehydroquinate dehydratase: MVEPHIEPEILVLNGPNLNLLGEREPKIYGRTTLADIEAMCADTAAEAGLGVRCIQSNHEGGLIDAVHEARHSTVGAIINAGAYTHTSLALHDALKSYDHPIIEVHLSNPHAREAVRHHSYLSPVAAAVIAGAGAQGYVHAVEILIDLLTNAKARL, from the coding sequence ATGGTTGAACCGCACATCGAGCCCGAAATCCTCGTCCTCAACGGCCCCAACCTCAACCTGCTCGGGGAACGCGAACCGAAGATCTACGGCCGCACCACGCTGGCCGATATCGAGGCCATGTGTGCCGACACCGCCGCCGAGGCGGGGCTGGGCGTCCGCTGCATCCAGAGCAACCATGAGGGCGGGCTCATCGATGCCGTCCATGAAGCCCGGCACTCCACTGTCGGTGCGATCATCAACGCCGGCGCGTACACGCACACCTCCCTGGCCCTGCACGATGCGCTCAAATCCTACGACCACCCGATCATCGAGGTGCACCTGAGCAACCCGCATGCGCGGGAGGCCGTGCGCCACCACTCCTACCTCTCACCCGTGGCCGCGGCCGTCATCGCCGGAGCCGGTGCACAAGGCTACGTCCACGCGGTCGAGATCCTCATCGACCTCCTCACGAACGCGAAAGCGAGACTATGA
- a CDS encoding IclR family transcriptional regulator has product MPPKGSNSVTKTFEMLELLGESPEGISAAQAVETTGYPFSTAYRLLGGLVESGYASFEARTKIYTLGMEVFRLAQKVAHRQGLSGATKDLLQELTKSTGESSILAVRRGNAALTVLTVDGPQFRTTTDPGDESPLHTSAIGQALLAHDPQVDATVASLDLVARTPNSITDPAQMLRRLEQIRTDGWAGQSEENDIGMNALAVPVFDLDGTLLASLALAAPVFRRSLDELIDFVPRLNETAALIAARFPR; this is encoded by the coding sequence ATGCCGCCCAAGGGCTCGAACTCGGTGACGAAGACCTTCGAGATGCTCGAACTCCTCGGGGAATCACCCGAGGGGATCAGCGCGGCTCAGGCCGTCGAGACGACCGGCTACCCCTTCTCGACCGCCTACCGCCTCCTCGGAGGGCTCGTCGAATCCGGGTATGCCAGCTTCGAGGCGCGTACGAAGATCTACACCCTCGGGATGGAGGTCTTCCGCTTGGCGCAGAAGGTCGCGCACCGGCAAGGGCTGTCCGGAGCGACGAAGGACCTGCTCCAGGAGCTGACGAAGTCCACCGGCGAATCGAGCATCCTCGCCGTCCGTCGCGGCAATGCCGCTCTCACCGTGCTCACCGTCGACGGCCCGCAGTTCCGTACGACCACCGACCCTGGGGACGAATCACCGTTGCACACCTCGGCGATCGGTCAAGCTCTGCTCGCCCATGATCCGCAGGTCGATGCCACGGTCGCCTCCCTCGACCTCGTCGCCCGCACTCCGAACTCGATCACCGACCCGGCACAGATGCTCAGGCGCCTCGAACAGATCCGCACCGACGGCTGGGCGGGACAGTCCGAAGAGAACGACATCGGCATGAATGCCCTGGCCGTACCCGTCTTCGACCTCGACGGCACCCTGCTGGCCTCACTCGCGCTCGCCGCACCCGTTTTCCGCCGCAGCCTCGACGAGCTCATCGATTTCGTCCCCCGACTGAACGAAACCGCGGCCTTGATCGCCGCCCGATTCCCGAGGTGA
- a CDS encoding MFS transporter, giving the protein MSNAIEEARPTKKTPLRAALSSWTGSALEYYDFAVYGTAAALVLNTLFFPETTAPGIAILLAMGTVGVAYVVRPLGALIMGPLGDRFGRKFVLMLTLFMMGVSTFIVGCLPTYDQVGMLAPILLVLCRIIQGLSASGEQASAISVSLEHSDEEKRSWTTSWTLHGTQAGTLLATAVFIPFTAFLPDEALFSWGWRVPFWLSALVVLTAWLIRRGLEEPPAFKEARVENPPLMQVFRWHKAAVVRVAVCAMVNTVNMVFTVWSLSFATSIVGLERSTMLLVSVIANGVALFAIPTAALLSDRFGRKPVFITGAVGSGLMMFPYLGAVSAGNWPLIFVFGAIMSGCAYSLANSIWPSFYAEMFPTTARVTGLALGTQVGFAVSGGLAPVLASAVAGAGGENWVSVAAFTAGVCIVVGLVAMTAKETKGLSLEEIDVVHEERSR; this is encoded by the coding sequence ATGAGCAACGCGATCGAGGAAGCTCGCCCCACGAAGAAGACACCGCTGCGCGCGGCCCTGTCGAGTTGGACGGGCTCGGCCCTGGAGTACTACGACTTTGCGGTCTACGGGACCGCGGCGGCACTGGTGCTCAACACTCTGTTCTTCCCCGAGACCACCGCACCGGGGATCGCCATTCTGCTGGCGATGGGCACGGTCGGGGTCGCCTATGTCGTGCGTCCGCTGGGCGCGCTCATCATGGGACCGCTCGGTGACCGCTTCGGTCGCAAGTTCGTCCTCATGCTCACCCTGTTCATGATGGGCGTGTCGACCTTCATCGTCGGCTGCCTGCCGACCTACGACCAGGTCGGGATGTTGGCTCCGATCCTGCTCGTGCTCTGCCGCATCATCCAGGGCCTGTCGGCCTCGGGTGAGCAGGCGAGCGCGATCTCAGTCTCCCTCGAACATTCGGACGAGGAGAAGCGGTCGTGGACGACGAGCTGGACCTTGCACGGCACTCAGGCCGGCACTCTGCTGGCCACAGCCGTGTTCATTCCCTTCACTGCCTTCCTCCCCGACGAAGCACTCTTCAGCTGGGGCTGGCGCGTACCGTTCTGGCTGTCGGCACTGGTCGTGCTCACCGCCTGGCTCATCCGTCGCGGGCTCGAGGAGCCGCCGGCATTCAAGGAGGCGCGGGTTGAGAACCCACCGCTCATGCAGGTCTTCCGGTGGCACAAGGCCGCGGTCGTCCGCGTGGCCGTGTGCGCCATGGTCAACACCGTGAATATGGTCTTCACCGTCTGGTCGCTGTCGTTCGCCACGTCGATCGTCGGACTCGAACGTTCAACCATGCTGCTCGTCTCGGTCATCGCCAACGGTGTCGCTCTGTTCGCGATCCCGACGGCCGCGCTGCTCTCCGACCGATTCGGCCGGAAGCCGGTCTTCATCACCGGTGCCGTCGGATCGGGTCTGATGATGTTCCCGTACCTGGGTGCGGTCTCGGCCGGGAACTGGCCGCTCATCTTCGTCTTCGGCGCCATCATGTCCGGCTGCGCGTACTCGCTGGCCAATTCCATCTGGCCCTCGTTCTACGCCGAGATGTTCCCGACGACGGCACGAGTGACAGGGCTGGCCCTGGGCACACAGGTCGGATTCGCGGTCTCCGGCGGTCTGGCTCCGGTCCTCGCTTCCGCTGTCGCCGGTGCCGGAGGAGAGAATTGGGTCTCGGTCGCCGCGTTCACCGCGGGCGTCTGCATCGTCGTCGGCCTGGTCGCCATGACGGCGAAGGAGACAAAGGGGCTGAGCCTGGAAGAGATCGATGTCGTCCATGAGGAAAGGTCACGATGA
- a CDS encoding bifunctional sugar phosphate isomerase/epimerase/4-hydroxyphenylpyruvate dioxygenase family protein: MRTSIATVCLSGTLEEKLQAAATAGFDGVEIFEQDLIVSPNSPEATAALAAGLGLSLDLYQPFRDFEGVDEEQFAANLTRAEAKFQLMSRMGMTTVLLCSNVATATIDDDAVVIDQLRRLGDLAERYCIDVAYEALAWGRFVSEYDRAWDLVKAADHPRIGTCLDSFHILSRGTDLSRIAEIPGEKIFFLQLADAPALSMDVLSWSRHHRVFPGEGSWDLTDFLARVAGTGYAGPVSLEVFNDSFRQADTQRTAVDGLRSLRWLEANVSATFDDRASGADWGRDRLQLDLQPLPRVAEPRGIDYVELNTDDLGALTRQIHQLGFRFVGFHRTKPHVQLWRRGQARIVLTEPIEPEYAPIVPADESTVALAVSTPDAHSTASGTYLRGIGFAVADADAAMERALLLSTTEVPREQAHDEKVLRGVFAPDGSEVFFGDGDGEDPQWTDEFGTVPDDRQSAIDHINLAQPAHHYDEAVLFYTSLLALTALPSQDVPSPSGLVRSQVMSSADGAVRMPLNVSPDHSPNALSRGAGSPAATYPEHVAIACDDIFTAATTAVARGLKFLAVPQNYYEDLAARFDLAPELLDRLREHNILYDHDAEGEFLHFYTSTIGSVFFEMVERRTGYRGFGAPNAPVRLAAQHRRNTES, translated from the coding sequence ATGAGAACCTCGATTGCCACGGTGTGCCTGTCAGGCACGCTCGAGGAGAAGCTGCAGGCTGCCGCAACGGCAGGATTCGATGGGGTCGAGATCTTCGAACAGGATCTCATCGTCTCCCCCAACTCCCCCGAAGCGACCGCCGCACTGGCCGCAGGCCTCGGACTGAGTCTTGACCTCTATCAGCCCTTCCGTGATTTCGAAGGCGTCGATGAGGAGCAGTTCGCTGCCAATCTGACCCGGGCCGAGGCGAAGTTCCAGCTGATGAGTCGAATGGGAATGACCACGGTCCTGCTGTGCTCGAACGTCGCCACCGCAACCATCGACGATGATGCGGTCGTCATCGATCAGCTGCGCCGCCTCGGCGATCTGGCAGAGAGATACTGCATCGATGTCGCCTACGAGGCGTTGGCCTGGGGCCGGTTCGTCTCCGAATACGATCGCGCCTGGGACCTCGTCAAGGCAGCCGACCATCCGCGCATCGGCACCTGCCTCGACAGCTTCCATATCCTCTCCCGCGGCACGGACCTGTCACGCATCGCCGAGATCCCGGGCGAGAAGATCTTCTTCCTCCAGCTCGCCGACGCTCCGGCCCTGTCGATGGATGTGCTCAGCTGGTCCCGTCACCACCGAGTCTTCCCCGGCGAAGGCTCGTGGGACCTCACCGACTTCCTCGCTCGCGTCGCCGGGACCGGTTATGCCGGACCGGTGTCGCTCGAAGTCTTCAACGACTCCTTCCGACAGGCCGACACCCAGCGCACCGCCGTCGACGGACTGCGTTCCCTGCGGTGGCTCGAAGCGAATGTGTCCGCGACCTTTGACGACCGTGCGTCTGGCGCTGACTGGGGAAGAGATCGCCTACAGCTAGACCTGCAGCCGCTGCCGCGGGTCGCGGAGCCGCGAGGCATCGACTACGTCGAACTGAACACCGATGACCTGGGCGCACTCACCCGGCAGATCCACCAGCTCGGGTTCCGGTTCGTCGGCTTCCACCGCACGAAACCACATGTGCAGCTGTGGCGACGCGGTCAGGCGCGAATCGTCCTCACCGAGCCCATCGAACCGGAGTACGCGCCGATCGTGCCGGCTGACGAATCCACCGTCGCGCTTGCGGTGTCCACTCCGGATGCACATTCCACTGCGTCCGGAACTTATCTGCGAGGCATCGGATTCGCCGTCGCAGATGCCGATGCCGCAATGGAACGCGCCCTCCTGCTCTCGACGACCGAGGTCCCTCGCGAACAGGCTCACGACGAGAAGGTGCTGCGTGGGGTCTTCGCCCCCGACGGGTCAGAGGTCTTCTTCGGCGACGGAGATGGTGAGGATCCGCAGTGGACCGACGAGTTCGGCACCGTCCCGGACGACCGACAGTCGGCTATCGACCACATCAACCTCGCTCAGCCGGCCCATCACTACGACGAGGCAGTGCTCTTCTACACCTCCCTGCTTGCTCTGACCGCACTGCCGTCCCAGGACGTGCCGAGCCCCTCCGGCCTCGTGCGCTCCCAAGTAATGTCCAGCGCCGATGGGGCAGTGAGGATGCCTCTCAACGTCTCCCCCGATCACAGCCCCAACGCGTTGAGCCGAGGTGCCGGCTCACCTGCTGCGACTTACCCGGAGCATGTGGCCATCGCCTGCGATGACATCTTCACCGCGGCGACAACCGCGGTCGCGCGAGGTCTGAAGTTCTTGGCAGTGCCGCAGAACTACTATGAGGACCTTGCCGCACGCTTCGACCTCGCACCGGAGCTGCTGGATCGGCTGCGCGAGCACAACATCCTCTACGACCATGACGCCGAGGGCGAGTTCCTCCATTTCTACACGTCGACGATCGGCTCGGTCTTCTTCGAGATGGTCGAACGCCGTACCGGCTATCGCGGCTTCGGCGCTCCGAACGCACCGGTGCGGTTGGCAGCCCAGCATCGGCGCAACACGGAGAGCTGA